CCTGGGGATGGAATTGGAATGCCAGTAGTAGAGCAGTTCCCCGGCGGTGATGAAAAGGACCCCCAAGGGTACCATGTCCCGAAGCACCGCTTGGAGAAGGCTTATCCGGCCTTCGCTCGCGTAGTCCACGACCTTGACGCCCGTGGCCATTTTCCCGAAGGTCGCCCCGAAGCGCCAGTGGAAGACGTTGGGCGTACTTTTCCTGGTCGATGGAAAGCGCGATCGACTTCAGGTTCTCGCTGCTATATCCGGCTATCCTGTTCGCGTATTCTTCGATGGATTCTTCCATTCCTATTTCCCCTCTTTCCCCGGCTCAAGGCGCCGCGAACGGATCCACCGAGTCCGCCAGGGCGGCGACCCTCTCCTTGTCGGCGGCGCGGTTCTTCTCGCGCGCCATACGCCGGGCTTCGCGCATCCCGCCCAGGTAATAACGCTGGAAGAAAAAGGCGCCGATGATGCCGAAGTCCACGGCCGCGGTGGCGCGCGCCTTGCGATTGGCCCCCGTAAAGACGCGGTATCCGCTCCAGGCCGACAACGACCCGAAGGCGAGGCTGGTGAGGAGATGGCTCAGGGCCGCCTTGGGTTCGCCCACGTAAAGCAGGCCCGCCCCCGGGAGGAAGGATAGGCGCCAGGCCAGGCCCGGATCGAAGCGGCCCGGGGGTAACCTATAGGTTACGGGGGCGGGCCGGGCGTAGGGCGTGAGGGATAGCCCGCCCCAAGCCGCCGGCGCGTATGCCGCCACCGCGGCCGAATCCGCGCCGCCGCGGGATATCCCATGGTCGAAGGCGGCGAAGGCGCCGCCGAAATCACCGCGGGCCAGGGCCGAGGCGATCTCCCCGCGGGCGGCGGCCGGGGAAGCCTCGCAGAATTCCTGCGCCATGTCGAATCCATGCCGGCCGGCGTCCTCGCGATCGGATTCCCAATCCAGGCAGGCGCGACGGAAGGCGTAAGCGCAATGCGACAAAGCGGCTTCGGACAAGGCGCGTTCCAGCCCAATCCGCTGGGCAAGATATTCCGGATCGGTCAGGAGGGAGGAACCGCGCGCGCCGCAATGGGGGCTTCCCTCTTCGCCCCACCCGGCAGAGAGAAGCGTCGCGGAGATCAGGAACGCCAGCCTCCATGCGGGCCGCGTGGCGAATCCCGATTTCAGGGGAACCATCGCTGGTGGAGCGCCATCACGAAGGCCAGCCGGCGGCCCTGATTGGCGACCTGCGCGGCCCGCGCCGCGCCATAGACGTTGGAAGCATGCAAGACGCCCCCGATGGCGGCGAAGGTCCAGGCCCGGGCGGGCGAATCCAGCGCCGCGTAGGTCGCGGCCAATCCGTAACAGACCGATACCATGGAGAAGGCGAACCAACCGTCGCCGGAGCGGCCGGCGTAGGCATAGCCGGCGCCGGGGAAGAGCGAAAGCCAGGCGGCCGCAGCCGGGCTGGCGAATCCCCGATCCAAGATGCAGCGGGCATCCTTACCGTCGGCGCAGGCGCCCTGGGAAGGCTCCGGCCAGGCCGAGCGAGCGGAGCCCGCATCCCCTTTCAAGAAGGCCGCGGCGGCCGCGATCTCGGCGGCTTCCGGGCCCGGCAGCCCGCGGCTGCGGGCGATGGCGGCGGCCGAATCGGGATTGCGGGCATCGCCATGATCCAATAACCAGGATTCATAGTAATAATGCCGGAAGCGCGCGTCTGGTTCGCCTAGGTCCGGCTCCAGGAGCGCGCGCACGCGGGGGAAGGCCCCCAACTGGTAAAGCGCTTTGGCCAATTCGAGATCGCGTTGCGGGTCGCGGCAAGCCGTATCCTGGAGGCGATCGAGGGTGCCCTGGTAGGCGACCAGGGAGAATTCGCGTTCCCGGTTGAGTCCGCGGAGGAATTCGGCTTCGCGGGCATCCGGGCAGGCCTGCGCGCGCGCGGCCACCGCGCCCGTTAAGGATAGGCTGGCTAATGCGGCCGTAACGAGGCGGTTAACGA
This region of Fibrobacterota bacterium genomic DNA includes:
- a CDS encoding RDD family protein, which codes for MATGVKVVDYASEGRISLLQAVLRDMVPLGVLFITAGELLYYWHSNSIPRDYSGAVDGLWSWAEILTALFSPKRRAIHDRIAKTICVRT